Proteins encoded together in one Catellatospora citrea window:
- a CDS encoding DUF3180 domain-containing protein produces the protein MWTALSQPPTPEPRLQPTNPATLIVAALGSAAVAWLIISTWYGSMPTLPWLPAFTLLALALVEFALAQQTRARIERKPGRPGVEPLAVARYAVLAKASSLAGAIFAGFSAGLTLWLLVDGQRLAAASRDLPAAITSLVCSLALVGAGLWLERACRVPKRPEDDKPDIQ, from the coding sequence GTGTGGACCGCATTGAGCCAGCCGCCGACGCCGGAGCCACGGCTGCAACCCACCAACCCGGCCACCCTGATCGTCGCGGCCCTCGGTTCGGCCGCCGTCGCCTGGCTCATCATCAGCACCTGGTACGGCAGCATGCCGACGCTGCCGTGGCTGCCCGCGTTCACCCTGCTGGCGCTCGCGCTCGTGGAGTTCGCGCTGGCGCAGCAGACCCGGGCGCGGATCGAGCGCAAACCCGGCCGCCCGGGCGTGGAGCCGCTGGCCGTGGCTCGGTACGCGGTGCTCGCCAAGGCGTCCTCGCTGGCCGGGGCGATCTTCGCCGGCTTCTCCGCGGGGCTGACGCTGTGGCTGCTGGTCGACGGGCAGCGGCTCGCCGCGGCCAGCCGCGACCTGCCCGCGGCGATCACCTCGCTGGTCTGCTCGCTGGCGCTGGTCGGGGCCGGGCTCTGGCTGGAACGGGCCTGCCGGGTGCCGAAGCGCCCCGAGGACGACAAGCCGGACATCCAGTAA
- the folK gene encoding 2-amino-4-hydroxy-6-hydroxymethyldihydropteridine diphosphokinase translates to MTSVVFSIGSNLGDRADHLRFAVRRLAEEGELLAVSGVYETPPWGDTEQPAYYNAALLVRGAQSVEQWLLTAQGIEHEAGRVRHQARRYSPRTLDVDLVAAFAADGEPILRDTPELTLPHPHAHQRAFVLRPWLEVQPYAQLPGHGWVNDLVLAEPMATEVAAMTALPHLRLEVE, encoded by the coding sequence GTGACTTCGGTGGTCTTCTCGATAGGCAGCAACCTCGGCGACCGCGCCGACCATCTGCGCTTCGCGGTGCGGCGGCTCGCCGAGGAAGGCGAGCTGCTGGCGGTGAGCGGCGTCTACGAGACGCCGCCGTGGGGCGACACGGAGCAGCCGGCGTACTACAACGCCGCCCTGCTCGTACGCGGCGCGCAGTCGGTGGAGCAGTGGCTGCTCACCGCGCAGGGCATCGAGCACGAGGCGGGCCGGGTGCGTCATCAGGCCCGCCGGTACAGCCCGCGCACGCTCGACGTCGACCTGGTCGCCGCGTTCGCCGCCGACGGCGAGCCGATCCTGCGCGACACCCCCGAGCTGACCCTGCCGCACCCGCACGCCCACCAGCGCGCCTTCGTCCTGCGGCCGTGGCTGGAGGTGCAGCCCTACGCCCAGCTGCCCGGGCACGGCTGGGTGAACGACCTCGTGCTGGCCGAGCCGATGGCGACCGAGGTGGCCGCGATGACGGCGCTGCCCCACCTACGGCTCGAAGTAGAGTGA
- the folP gene encoding dihydropteroate synthase: protein MHATPPVVMGVLNVTPDSFSDGGLYDDLDAAVRHGVQLHGQGAHLVDVGGESTRPGASRVDADTEIKRVVPVIAALAEAGVPTSVDTTRAAVAAAAVQAGAVAVNDVSGGLADPDMRRVVADAGCPYVVMHWRGHSADMQTLATYRDVVTEVREELSRRVDEALRLGVAADRLIVDPGLGFAKTAEHNWALTRHLDRIIDLGFPVLFGASRKSYLGLLLDGRPAADRDAATTATSLLAAAAGAWGVRVHDVRSTVDALAVWRATGSPRLRYEG from the coding sequence ATGCACGCGACGCCGCCGGTGGTGATGGGGGTTCTCAACGTGACCCCGGATTCCTTCTCCGACGGCGGCCTGTACGACGACCTCGACGCCGCCGTGCGGCACGGGGTGCAGCTGCACGGCCAGGGCGCACACCTGGTCGACGTGGGCGGCGAGTCGACCCGGCCGGGCGCGTCCCGCGTGGACGCGGACACCGAGATCAAGCGGGTGGTCCCGGTCATCGCGGCGCTGGCCGAAGCCGGTGTGCCGACCAGTGTGGACACCACCCGGGCCGCGGTCGCCGCGGCCGCCGTGCAGGCCGGGGCGGTCGCCGTCAACGACGTCTCCGGCGGGCTGGCCGACCCGGACATGCGCCGCGTCGTCGCCGACGCCGGCTGCCCGTACGTCGTCATGCACTGGCGGGGGCACTCCGCCGACATGCAGACGCTGGCCACCTACCGCGACGTCGTCACCGAGGTGCGCGAGGAGCTGTCGCGCCGGGTGGACGAGGCGCTGCGGCTGGGCGTCGCGGCCGACAGGCTGATCGTCGACCCGGGGCTGGGCTTCGCCAAGACCGCCGAGCACAACTGGGCGCTGACCCGGCACCTGGACCGCATCATCGACCTGGGCTTCCCGGTGCTGTTCGGGGCCAGCCGCAAGTCCTACCTGGGCCTGCTGCTCGACGGCCGGCCCGCCGCGGACCGCGACGCCGCCACCACCGCGACCAGCCTGCTGGCCGCCGCGGCCGGCGCCTGGGGCGTACGCGTGCACGACGTGCGCTCGACCGTCGACGCCCTCGCGGTGTGGCGGGCCACCGGCAGCCCCCGGCTGCGCTACGAAGGCTGA
- the folB gene encoding dihydroneopterin aldolase, which translates to MDLITLTGLRVRGNHGVFDFERRDGQDFVVDVVLGLDLRPAADSDDVADTVHYGELASRLAEIVAGPPVNLIETLARLLVDACLADPRVAQATVTVHKPQAPIPLTFTDVSVTMTGAR; encoded by the coding sequence ATGGACCTCATCACGCTCACCGGCCTGCGGGTACGCGGCAACCACGGCGTCTTCGACTTCGAGCGGCGCGACGGGCAGGACTTCGTGGTCGACGTCGTGCTCGGGCTCGACCTGCGCCCGGCCGCGGACAGCGACGACGTCGCCGACACCGTGCACTACGGCGAGCTGGCCTCACGGCTGGCCGAGATCGTGGCCGGGCCGCCGGTCAACCTCATCGAGACGCTGGCCCGGCTGCTCGTCGACGCCTGCCTGGCCGACCCCCGCGTCGCCCAGGCCACGGTGACCGTCCACAAGCCACAGGCGCCCATCCCGCTGACGTTCACCGACGTCAGTGTCACGATGACCGGCGCCAGGTAA
- a CDS encoding ATP-binding protein produces the protein MTSNDTEYDLDDAVSDVVPSVEGTAATGPVAVFQPPRRREPAEPEAHADEEGGRPEARTADIRNADLRSDLQTAADRRAAEMRAAADAATQAQRERAASSRRDPEPPTAPPAPSGPDIESPFLELFDSEAADPSSVGLTGTPLRPAPPGRGTPASGQSTAHSDAPPAGHVTPGRPDGRQGAPHRSGDVRADGPPTAPPPTRQRADQGGHPDPQTDPRATTQSRGTAPGRPRNAPVSGVPRNAPVSGVPVSGVPMRPQPDLRNRPVSAIPVSSVPVSTVPLSSRPLPPRGTPQAPPRSAPPAGQRQPAKSRGKQVKPPAQPKAPRDRDAAQELAITEIAGHLTFTPHAVTAWYMLPEVRWAFRPDADRESLLSAISEQYAGLAGFRLHLRRTTRPFPADQWAAQLDQLTHRPLPPVPGAPGWGDHLVAAQRHLREINHSEGQTYLGVTFARRALGDSFSEKLLRAFGKGTADSERRKLGKQVEQFDEVLAAFGMRGQRAAATELEWLLYRSVALGMSPPNMLGSVAHGRWDAGDLLALTEHIERYRTPYGSTVKLVNRMTGEERHTAVLTVGRMEPLDIPERHEPWLHFHERLPWPMELSSRVDILGPGDSFRNLEHRLRMIRSQQLDYLEHGMDAPPELERLASRALVMGDEMTTGLPVDSARAHGWHRIAVSGADREECLERARSVVATYSRELRVSLQHPKQQDQLAREFIPGEPVANTGYLRRMPVRLLAAALPQAASVVGDRRGDLLGRTAGTCRRPVFLDPHFPMEVRERSGLSVMVAEPGGGKSTLLGAMGYLNARRGVQVTLLDPSGPLARLASMPELKPYSRVLNLTGGEQGTLAPYSLIPTPQRTEFGPGADGDREYEISVSNARAERRMLVQDICSMLMPPQVAREASTATLLRHAVRTVPAEETATLDDVVRCLAGIDDTGRELANLLLDTAEMPLALLFFGSPPGDLLSTDSALTVITMSGLRLPDLKIEREYWSAEEALALPMLHTAHRLAVRRCYSGDMHQRKLVGLDEAHFMEGWRSGRSFLVRLARDSRKWNLAALVASQNPKDILGLDVQNLVSTVFVGRIAQDPEIASEALRLLRVPTDVGYEAVLASLSAPDANSAGRLGYREFVLRDVDSRVQRVRVDVSYVAGLLETLDTTPTGQAAGQGGKR, from the coding sequence ATGACCAGCAACGATACCGAGTACGACCTGGACGACGCGGTATCCGACGTCGTCCCGTCCGTCGAAGGGACCGCCGCGACGGGCCCCGTCGCCGTGTTCCAGCCGCCGCGCCGCCGCGAACCCGCCGAGCCCGAGGCCCACGCCGACGAGGAGGGCGGGCGTCCCGAGGCGCGCACCGCCGACATCCGCAACGCGGACCTGCGCAGCGACCTGCAGACCGCGGCCGACCGACGCGCCGCCGAGATGCGCGCCGCCGCCGATGCCGCCACCCAGGCGCAGCGCGAACGCGCCGCGTCCTCGCGCCGCGACCCCGAGCCGCCGACCGCGCCCCCGGCCCCGTCCGGGCCCGACATCGAGTCGCCGTTCCTGGAGCTGTTCGACTCCGAGGCGGCCGACCCCTCGTCGGTCGGCCTCACCGGCACGCCGCTCCGCCCGGCCCCACCCGGACGCGGCACCCCCGCTTCCGGCCAGTCCACGGCGCACTCCGATGCGCCGCCGGCCGGGCACGTCACGCCGGGACGGCCCGACGGCCGCCAGGGCGCGCCGCACCGGTCCGGCGACGTGCGGGCAGACGGGCCACCGACCGCGCCGCCGCCGACCCGCCAACGTGCCGACCAGGGTGGTCACCCCGACCCGCAGACCGACCCGCGCGCCACCACGCAGAGCCGCGGCACTGCGCCCGGCCGCCCGCGCAACGCCCCGGTCAGCGGCGTGCCGCGCAACGCGCCCGTCAGCGGCGTGCCGGTCAGCGGGGTGCCCATGCGCCCCCAGCCCGACCTGCGCAACCGCCCGGTCAGCGCGATTCCGGTCAGCTCCGTTCCGGTCAGCACCGTGCCGCTGAGCAGCCGTCCGCTGCCCCCGCGCGGCACCCCGCAGGCCCCGCCCCGCAGCGCCCCGCCCGCCGGCCAGCGGCAACCGGCCAAGAGCCGCGGCAAGCAGGTCAAGCCCCCCGCGCAGCCGAAGGCCCCGCGCGACCGCGACGCCGCCCAGGAACTCGCGATCACCGAGATCGCCGGTCATCTCACGTTCACTCCGCACGCCGTCACCGCGTGGTACATGCTGCCCGAGGTCCGCTGGGCGTTCCGGCCCGACGCCGACCGCGAGTCGCTGCTGTCCGCCATCAGCGAGCAGTACGCCGGCCTCGCCGGTTTCCGGCTGCACCTGCGCCGCACCACCCGGCCCTTCCCGGCCGACCAGTGGGCCGCGCAGCTCGACCAGCTCACCCACCGCCCGCTGCCGCCCGTGCCGGGCGCGCCCGGCTGGGGCGACCACCTCGTCGCCGCCCAGCGGCACCTGCGCGAGATCAACCACAGCGAGGGCCAGACCTACCTCGGCGTGACCTTCGCCCGGCGCGCGCTCGGCGACTCGTTCAGCGAGAAGCTGCTGCGCGCCTTCGGCAAGGGCACCGCCGACTCCGAGCGCCGCAAGCTCGGCAAGCAGGTCGAACAGTTCGACGAGGTGCTCGCCGCGTTCGGCATGCGCGGCCAGCGCGCCGCCGCGACCGAACTCGAATGGCTGCTCTACCGCTCCGTCGCGCTCGGCATGAGCCCGCCGAACATGCTCGGCTCCGTCGCGCACGGCCGCTGGGACGCAGGCGACCTGCTCGCCCTGACCGAGCACATCGAGCGCTACCGCACGCCGTACGGCAGCACGGTCAAGCTCGTCAACCGGATGACCGGCGAGGAACGGCACACCGCCGTGCTCACCGTCGGGCGGATGGAGCCCCTCGACATCCCCGAACGGCACGAGCCCTGGCTGCACTTCCACGAGCGCCTGCCCTGGCCCATGGAGCTGTCGTCGCGGGTCGACATCCTCGGACCCGGCGACAGCTTCCGCAACCTCGAACACCGGCTGCGCATGATCCGCTCGCAGCAGCTGGACTACCTCGAGCACGGCATGGACGCCCCGCCCGAACTCGAACGCCTCGCCAGCCGAGCGCTGGTCATGGGCGACGAGATGACCACCGGCCTGCCCGTCGACTCGGCCCGCGCCCACGGCTGGCACCGCATCGCCGTCAGCGGCGCCGACCGCGAGGAATGCCTCGAACGCGCCCGCTCCGTCGTCGCCACCTACAGCCGGGAGCTGCGCGTCTCGCTGCAGCACCCCAAGCAGCAGGACCAGCTCGCCCGCGAGTTCATCCCCGGCGAGCCCGTCGCCAACACCGGCTACCTGCGCCGCATGCCGGTGCGCCTGCTCGCCGCCGCGCTGCCCCAGGCCGCGTCCGTCGTCGGCGACCGCCGCGGCGACCTGCTCGGACGCACCGCCGGCACCTGCCGCCGCCCCGTCTTCCTCGACCCGCACTTCCCCATGGAGGTCCGCGAGCGCTCCGGCCTGTCCGTCATGGTCGCCGAGCCCGGCGGTGGCAAGTCCACCCTGCTCGGCGCCATGGGCTACCTCAACGCCCGGCGCGGCGTCCAGGTCACCCTGCTCGACCCGAGCGGCCCGCTGGCCCGCCTCGCGTCCATGCCGGAACTCAAGCCGTACTCCCGCGTGCTCAACCTGACCGGCGGCGAGCAGGGCACCCTCGCCCCGTACTCGCTGATCCCGACCCCTCAGCGCACCGAATTCGGCCCCGGCGCCGACGGCGACCGCGAATACGAGATCTCCGTCAGCAACGCCCGCGCCGAACGCCGCATGCTGGTCCAGGACATCTGCTCCATGCTCATGCCGCCGCAGGTCGCCCGCGAGGCGTCCACCGCCACGCTGCTCCGGCACGCCGTACGCACCGTGCCCGCCGAGGAGACCGCCACCCTCGACGACGTCGTCCGCTGCCTCGCCGGCATCGACGACACCGGCCGCGAACTTGCCAACCTGCTGCTCGACACCGCCGAGATGCCGCTCGCGCTGCTGTTCTTCGGCAGCCCGCCCGGCGACCTGCTCAGCACCGACTCCGCGCTCACCGTCATCACCATGTCCGGGCTGCGCCTGCCCGACCTGAAGATCGAACGCGAGTACTGGTCCGCCGAAGAAGCGCTCGCGCTGCCCATGCTGCACACCGCGCACCGGCTCGCCGTCCGGCGCTGCTACTCCGGCGACATGCACCAGCGCAAACTCGTCGGACTCGACGAAGCACACTTCATGGAAGGCTGGCGGTCCGGACGCTCGTTCCTGGTCCGGCTCGCCCGCGACAGCCGCAAGTGGAACCTCGCCGCCCTCGTCGCGTCACAGAACCCGAAGGACATCCTCGGGCTCGACGTGCAGAACCTCGTGTCGACCGTGTTCGTCGGACGTATCGCACAGGACCCGGAGATCGCGTCCGAGGCGCTGCGGCTGCTGCGGGTGCCCACCGACGTCGGGTACGAAGCGGTGCTGGCGTCGCTGTCCGCGCCCGACGCGAACAGCGCGGGGCGGCTCGGATACCGCGAGTTCGTGCTGCGCGACGTCGACAGCCGGGTGCAGCGGGTGCGGGTGGACGTGTCGTACGTCGCCGGGCTGCTGGAAACCCTCGACACCACCCCGACCGGGCAGGCGGCCGGCCAGGGAGGCAAGCGGTGA
- a CDS encoding DMT family transporter — protein sequence MVLALGTLFGAPVQAAAPAAAAVAAPGDKLCSLEEWTARGLDECITRLQDVSASRVQCLSAPNPAAPDSGLGGWFVSKPTWTTGADGRSYLLYSEYGYAGYDYTTYDINCVQTVMHPDYKLENTIANGEFMLAAGIVGVSNALRERAWAPDEMWGWADPLVENATTALYRQVFSVFGVITLAVIGVYLLWRSRQAQMSMALTTVGWAILVMVGVTAIASWPVQSAKAADSTLVSVLSVVHDAVGPRAQAPTICDDATPGACDDRRPPAVRAGDTAVQALLYRNWLRGVLGSADSETAKKYGPALYRAKSLSWDDVAAIQDDSSRRDGIIRAKQSDWMKVAEQIKAEDPEAYEYLRGTKGMERIGAGFVAILSAFCYAAFDIVASLLVLLGFLIIRWAVIAAPALGTVGLLRPASAGLRRLVNSVLAALFNVLIFGTGAAVYLFAVDLIMSTSSLAGWLQVTLVLLCGVVGWILLRPYRRITQLGGGSSGTSLLTARPSAPAASSSNERTPATVVAPGSTTSTTVPEARPELAVSAEDPASVVRAEAHGGADPVRAETWRSPDVPESSPAYAVYRPATVPHQAATRAEARTEPAAEPAQRAERRSETWAERS from the coding sequence ATGGTCCTGGCGCTGGGCACGCTGTTCGGCGCGCCGGTCCAGGCGGCAGCGCCTGCCGCTGCGGCGGTCGCAGCGCCCGGGGACAAGCTGTGCTCGCTGGAGGAGTGGACGGCCCGCGGGCTGGACGAGTGCATCACCCGGTTGCAGGACGTCAGCGCCTCGCGCGTGCAGTGTCTGAGCGCGCCGAACCCGGCAGCCCCGGACTCCGGGCTGGGCGGCTGGTTCGTCAGCAAACCCACCTGGACGACCGGCGCCGACGGCAGGAGCTACCTGCTGTACAGCGAATACGGCTATGCCGGGTACGACTACACCACCTACGACATCAACTGTGTCCAGACTGTCATGCACCCGGACTACAAGCTGGAGAACACCATCGCCAACGGCGAGTTCATGCTCGCTGCCGGCATCGTCGGTGTCTCCAACGCGCTTCGGGAACGGGCGTGGGCTCCGGACGAGATGTGGGGCTGGGCCGACCCGCTCGTGGAGAACGCCACCACCGCTCTCTACCGGCAGGTTTTCAGCGTGTTCGGTGTGATCACGCTGGCAGTGATAGGCGTCTACCTGCTGTGGCGCTCCCGCCAAGCCCAGATGTCGATGGCGCTGACGACGGTCGGCTGGGCAATTCTGGTCATGGTGGGCGTGACAGCCATCGCGAGCTGGCCTGTCCAGTCCGCGAAGGCTGCCGACAGCACACTGGTCAGCGTCCTCAGCGTCGTTCATGATGCGGTTGGACCACGGGCGCAAGCACCCACGATCTGCGACGATGCGACGCCTGGAGCCTGCGATGACAGGCGTCCTCCAGCTGTCCGCGCCGGCGACACCGCCGTACAAGCCCTTCTGTATCGCAACTGGCTTCGCGGCGTGCTTGGATCTGCCGACAGCGAGACGGCTAAGAAGTACGGACCAGCTCTGTACCGCGCAAAGTCGTTGAGCTGGGATGACGTTGCGGCGATCCAGGACGACTCAAGCCGCCGCGACGGCATCATCCGGGCCAAGCAGAGCGACTGGATGAAAGTTGCTGAGCAGATCAAGGCCGAGGACCCGGAGGCCTACGAGTACCTCCGAGGAACCAAGGGGATGGAACGGATCGGCGCGGGTTTCGTCGCGATCCTCTCTGCGTTCTGCTACGCGGCCTTTGACATCGTGGCTTCGTTGCTGGTTCTGCTCGGATTCCTCATCATCCGCTGGGCGGTGATCGCCGCACCGGCGCTAGGCACGGTCGGCCTGCTTCGCCCAGCCAGTGCAGGCCTACGCCGACTGGTGAACTCTGTGTTGGCGGCGCTGTTCAACGTGCTCATCTTCGGGACAGGTGCTGCGGTCTACCTTTTCGCGGTCGACCTCATCATGAGTACGTCGTCCCTGGCTGGCTGGCTACAGGTCACCTTGGTACTGCTCTGTGGCGTTGTGGGCTGGATTCTGCTTCGCCCATACCGTCGCATCACACAACTCGGCGGCGGCAGCAGCGGTACCTCTTTGCTCACCGCCAGGCCGTCGGCCCCCGCAGCCTCCTCCTCCAATGAGCGGACGCCGGCTACCGTGGTCGCCCCCGGAAGCACCACCAGCACAACTGTGCCGGAGGCGCGTCCGGAACTCGCGGTCAGTGCGGAGGACCCCGCGTCAGTCGTCCGTGCTGAGGCGCACGGCGGTGCCGACCCAGTTCGCGCGGAGACGTGGCGCTCGCCAGATGTACCCGAATCGTCTCCGGCCTACGCCGTATACCGGCCCGCCACGGTGCCCCACCAGGCGGCAACTCGCGCGGAAGCACGGACAGAACCCGCCGCTGAGCCGGCGCAGCGGGCTGAGCGCCGCTCCGAGACGTGGGCGGAACGGAGTTAG